In a genomic window of Arthrobacter woluwensis:
- the sucB gene encoding 2-oxoglutarate dehydrogenase, E2 component, dihydrolipoamide succinyltransferase gives MSESVNLPALGESVTEGTVTRWLKSVGDRVEVDEPLLEVSTDKVDTEIPSPIAGVIEQILVAEDEVAEVGAALVVIGDGSGSGEAPAAPAPAEEAAPAPAAEAPAAPAPAEAAPAAEAPAAPAGEGTEVTLPALGESVTEGTVTRWLKAVGESVEVDEPLLEVSTDKVDTEIPSPVAGTLLEIRVNEDDTAEVGSVLAVIGAAGAAAPAAAPAPAAPAAAPAPAPAAAPAPAAAPAPAPAAAPAPAAAPAPAAAPSDAESYVTPLVRKLAKDNGIDLASVSGSGVGGRIRKQDVQAAIEAKKAAAPAPAAAPAAAAPAAAPAVEASSLRGTTEKAPRIRQVIARRMRESLEVSTQLTQVHEIDMTRIVKLRASAKNNFKAVNGVNLTYLPFIAKAVAEALKAHPKLNAEYNEETQQITYHNAEHLAFAVDTDKGLLVPVVSNAGDLNLAGLAGKIADVANRTRSGKIGPDELSGGTFSITNIGSVGALFDTPIINQPQVAILGTGAIVKRPMVVTDVDGNDSIAIRHMMYLCLTYDHRLVDGADAGRFLQTVKARLEGGAFEGDLGL, from the coding sequence ATGTCTGAATCCGTTAACTTGCCCGCACTCGGCGAGAGCGTCACGGAAGGTACCGTCACCCGCTGGCTGAAGTCCGTTGGCGACCGCGTCGAAGTGGACGAGCCGCTGCTGGAGGTTTCCACCGACAAGGTCGACACCGAGATCCCGTCCCCGATCGCCGGTGTGATCGAGCAGATCCTGGTCGCCGAGGACGAGGTCGCCGAGGTCGGCGCCGCCCTGGTCGTCATCGGCGACGGCTCGGGCTCCGGCGAGGCACCTGCCGCGCCTGCCCCGGCCGAGGAAGCCGCTCCCGCGCCCGCCGCAGAGGCCCCGGCCGCTCCGGCGCCCGCCGAGGCCGCTCCTGCCGCAGAAGCTCCCGCCGCACCCGCCGGTGAGGGCACCGAGGTCACCCTCCCCGCTCTGGGCGAGTCCGTGACCGAAGGCACCGTCACCCGCTGGCTGAAGGCCGTGGGCGAGTCCGTCGAGGTCGACGAGCCGCTCCTGGAGGTCTCCACCGACAAGGTCGACACCGAGATCCCGTCCCCCGTGGCCGGCACTCTGCTGGAGATCCGCGTGAACGAGGATGACACCGCCGAAGTGGGCTCCGTCCTCGCCGTCATCGGCGCCGCAGGTGCCGCAGCTCCGGCCGCAGCCCCCGCTCCCGCAGCTCCGGCCGCGGCACCGGCTCCCGCACCCGCTGCTGCTCCCGCTCCCGCCGCAGCACCGGCTCCGGCACCTGCTGCCGCTCCGGCCCCGGCGGCCGCTCCCGCACCCGCCGCTGCTCCGTCCGACGCCGAGTCCTACGTCACCCCGCTGGTGCGCAAGCTCGCCAAGGACAACGGCATCGACCTCGCTTCCGTCTCCGGCAGCGGTGTCGGCGGTCGCATCCGCAAGCAGGACGTCCAGGCGGCGATCGAGGCCAAGAAGGCCGCGGCTCCCGCTCCGGCAGCAGCTCCCGCTGCCGCCGCACCCGCTGCCGCTCCCGCCGTCGAAGCGTCCTCGCTCCGCGGCACCACGGAGAAGGCCCCGCGCATCCGCCAGGTCATCGCCCGCCGCATGCGTGAGTCTCTTGAAGTGTCGACTCAGCTGACCCAGGTCCACGAGATCGACATGACCCGCATCGTCAAGCTGCGGGCCTCGGCCAAGAACAACTTCAAGGCCGTCAACGGTGTCAACCTCACGTACCTGCCGTTCATCGCCAAGGCCGTCGCCGAGGCGCTGAAGGCCCACCCGAAGCTGAACGCCGAGTACAACGAAGAGACTCAGCAGATCACCTACCACAACGCCGAGCACCTGGCCTTCGCGGTCGACACCGACAAGGGCCTCCTGGTCCCCGTCGTGTCGAACGCGGGTGACCTGAATCTCGCCGGCCTGGCAGGCAAGATCGCCGACGTCGCCAACCGCACCCGCAGCGGGAAGATCGGTCCGGACGAGCTGTCCGGCGGCACCTTCTCCATCACGAACATCGGTTCGGTGGGCGCGCTCTTCGACACGCCGATCATCAACCAGCCGCAGGTCGCCATCCTCGGAACCGGCGCGATCGTCAAGCGCCCGATGGTGGTCACCGATGTGGACGGCAACGACTCGATCGCCATCCGCCACATGATGTACCTGTGCCTGACCTACGATCACCGCCTGGTGGACGGCGCCGACGCCGGCCGCTTCCTCCAGACGGTCAAGGCCCGTCTGGAAGGCGGCGCGTTCGAGGGCGACCTCGGACTGTAA
- a CDS encoding HdeD family acid-resistance protein produces the protein MSEFAGGRAAAEGFRAFSRALIGLGLLSIVLGLIIWFWPGASLLVLAVFFAINVFATGVARLMTLGRIPSGQTSVRVLSGILGVLTVLAGVLLIFRPGESLVVVAVLLAAGWILEGAALLWAGAASAPGTKALPITMGVLFILAGLGVMLFPLSSLVFLAVWAGVSLVILGIGQLVYGIRLNKAAKEAVTALGS, from the coding sequence ATGAGTGAATTCGCAGGGGGCCGCGCGGCAGCGGAAGGATTCCGGGCTTTCTCCCGGGCGCTGATCGGGCTCGGACTGCTCTCGATCGTCCTCGGGCTGATCATCTGGTTCTGGCCCGGGGCGTCGCTCCTGGTCCTGGCGGTGTTCTTCGCCATCAACGTGTTCGCCACCGGCGTCGCGCGGCTGATGACGCTGGGCCGGATCCCGTCCGGTCAGACATCGGTCCGGGTCCTGTCGGGGATCCTGGGTGTCCTCACCGTCCTGGCGGGTGTCCTGCTGATCTTCCGCCCGGGGGAGTCTCTCGTGGTGGTCGCGGTGCTGCTCGCCGCCGGATGGATCCTGGAAGGCGCCGCCTTGCTGTGGGCGGGTGCGGCGTCCGCCCCCGGGACCAAGGCACTGCCCATCACCATGGGCGTGCTGTTCATCCTGGCCGGGCTGGGCGTGATGCTCTTCCCGCTCTCCTCGCTGGTCTTCCTGGCCGTCTGGGCGGGCGTGAGCCTCGTGATCCTGGGCATCGGGCAGCTCGTCTACGGCATCCGCCTGAACAAGGCGGCCAAGGAAGCGGTCACGGCGCTTGGTTCCTGA
- a CDS encoding OsmC family peroxiredoxin, translating to MAVTRSASTVWTGNLFEGQGETTFESSSLGTHPVTWKARSEAAEGKTSPEELIAAAHSACFSMAFSNELAEAGYTATEIRTKSEVGFQPGVGITGSKLTLVATVPGISEEDFQRIAGAAKVGCPVSAALSGIEITLDATLNA from the coding sequence ATGGCAGTGACCCGCAGCGCTTCCACCGTCTGGACCGGCAACCTCTTCGAGGGCCAGGGCGAGACCACCTTCGAAAGCTCCTCCCTGGGCACGCACCCCGTGACCTGGAAGGCCCGCTCCGAGGCCGCCGAGGGCAAGACCAGCCCCGAGGAACTGATCGCGGCGGCCCACTCCGCCTGCTTCTCCATGGCCTTCAGCAACGAACTGGCCGAGGCCGGCTACACCGCCACGGAGATCCGCACCAAGTCCGAGGTCGGCTTCCAGCCGGGCGTGGGCATCACGGGCAGCAAGCTCACCCTGGTCGCCACCGTCCCGGGCATCTCCGAGGAGGACTTCCAGCGCATCGCGGGCGCTGCCAAGGTCGGCTGCCCCGTCTCCGCCGCACTCTCCGGCATCGAGATCACCCTGGACGCCACGCTCAACGCGTGA
- the lpdA gene encoding dihydrolipoyl dehydrogenase, whose amino-acid sequence MAEAATAQEFDILVLGGGSAGYSAAIRATELGMTVGLVERAKLGGTCLHTGCIPTKAYLHSAELADNAREGAKYGVNTTLDSIDLGKVRDHKNGIVAGKHKGLTGLLKMKKVNVIEGEGQLTAPDTITVDGVPYKGKNIILATGSTSKTMGLQIGGRVITSTEALEMGELPSSAIVLGGGVIGVEFASMWNSFGVDVTIVEGLPSLVPNEDPAIIKVLEREFKKKGIKFKTGVFFEKVEQDENQATVTLADGTSVSADIVLVAVGRGPVTEGFGFAEQGVTLDRGFVITNERLHTGVGNIYAIGDIVPGVQLAHRGYQQGIFVAEEIAGLNPVVVEDVNIPKVTFCEPEIMSVGYSQPKAEEKFGKDNIETQEYNLAGNGKSSILGTSGIVKMIRVKNGPIVGVTGIGGRFGEQVGEAQLIVNWEAFPEDVATLIHAHPTQNESLGEAALALAGKPLHG is encoded by the coding sequence GTGGCCGAAGCGGCAACTGCGCAAGAATTCGACATCCTCGTCCTCGGCGGCGGCAGCGCGGGCTATTCCGCAGCCATCCGCGCGACGGAGCTGGGCATGACGGTGGGCCTCGTGGAGCGGGCCAAGCTGGGCGGCACCTGCCTGCACACCGGCTGTATTCCCACGAAGGCGTACCTGCACTCGGCTGAACTCGCCGACAACGCCCGTGAAGGCGCCAAGTACGGCGTGAACACCACGCTCGACTCGATCGACCTGGGCAAGGTCCGCGATCACAAGAACGGCATCGTCGCCGGCAAGCACAAGGGCCTGACCGGTCTTCTCAAGATGAAGAAGGTCAACGTCATCGAGGGCGAAGGCCAGCTCACCGCACCGGACACCATCACCGTCGATGGGGTCCCGTACAAGGGCAAGAACATCATCCTCGCCACCGGTTCCACCTCCAAGACCATGGGCCTGCAGATCGGCGGCCGGGTCATCACCTCCACCGAGGCCCTCGAGATGGGCGAGCTGCCCTCCTCCGCCATCGTCCTGGGCGGCGGCGTGATCGGCGTCGAGTTCGCCTCCATGTGGAACTCGTTCGGCGTGGACGTCACCATCGTGGAGGGCCTGCCCTCCCTGGTCCCGAACGAGGACCCCGCGATCATCAAGGTCCTGGAGCGCGAGTTCAAGAAGAAGGGCATCAAGTTCAAGACCGGCGTCTTCTTCGAGAAGGTCGAGCAGGACGAGAACCAGGCCACCGTCACCCTGGCTGACGGCACGTCCGTCTCCGCCGACATCGTGCTCGTCGCCGTGGGCCGTGGCCCCGTCACCGAAGGCTTCGGCTTCGCCGAGCAGGGCGTCACTCTGGACCGCGGCTTCGTCATCACCAACGAGCGCCTGCACACCGGCGTCGGCAACATCTACGCGATCGGCGACATCGTCCCCGGCGTGCAGCTGGCCCACCGCGGCTACCAGCAGGGCATCTTCGTCGCCGAGGAGATCGCCGGTCTGAACCCGGTGGTCGTCGAGGATGTCAACATCCCGAAGGTCACCTTCTGCGAGCCGGAGATCATGTCCGTGGGCTACTCCCAGCCCAAGGCCGAGGAGAAGTTCGGCAAGGACAACATCGAGACCCAGGAGTACAACCTGGCCGGCAACGGCAAGTCCTCCATCCTGGGCACTTCGGGCATCGTCAAGATGATCCGCGTGAAGAACGGCCCGATCGTCGGTGTGACCGGCATCGGCGGCCGCTTCGGCGAGCAGGTCGGCGAGGCCCAGCTCATCGTGAACTGGGAGGCGTTCCCGGAGGATGTCGCCACCCTGATCCACGCCCACCCGACGCAGAACGAATCCCTCGGCGAGGCCGCACTGGCGCTGGCCGGAAAGCCACTGCACGGCTGA
- a CDS encoding VOC family protein, with amino-acid sequence MTEEKRPAALGAIASIVVNTTDPQSLSGFWAELLELSVESAYEGEFVWLSAVSPGGPKLAFQRVEHPSEGPRRLHLDLHSEDPEALLSRALELGASESARHSIGDFGWVVLQDPDGNEFCIAQG; translated from the coding sequence ATGACTGAAGAGAAGCGCCCGGCGGCGCTCGGTGCCATCGCCTCGATCGTCGTCAACACCACGGATCCTCAGAGCCTCTCGGGGTTCTGGGCCGAACTCCTGGAACTCTCCGTGGAGTCGGCCTACGAGGGGGAGTTCGTCTGGCTGAGCGCGGTCTCCCCGGGTGGGCCGAAGCTCGCGTTCCAGCGCGTCGAGCACCCCAGCGAGGGTCCGCGACGTCTGCATCTGGACCTGCACTCCGAGGATCCGGAGGCCCTGCTGTCCCGGGCCCTGGAGCTGGGGGCGTCCGAGTCCGCCCGGCACTCGATCGGTGACTTCGGCTGGGTCGTCCTGCAGGATCCGGACGGCAACGAGTTCTGCATCGCACAGGGCTGA
- a CDS encoding leucyl aminopeptidase, whose product MAKSNEVTLETVSGDLRKKPSDVVVIGVRQGKEGPELAASPLSAKASEAIQSSLALLGVTGAADQLHRLPGVPELGAEVIALAGLGKKDDAESLRRAAGSAVRQLAGTSTVTLALPAQDETALAAIAEGAALGAYAFHEYRSTREGLKAPVTTVRIHSELAGSPAAMAVLKKAAVVGRYVNATRDLVNQPPNALYPESFAAAAKDAAKSLPVKVTVWDEKRLEKEGFGGILGVGKGSARPPRLVKVEYAPAKAQAHVALVGKGITFDTGGISLKPPANMDEMKSDMAGAATVLNAALAAAELGLPAKVTAWLCIAENMPGGNAQRPSDVMTIFGGKTVEVLNTDAEGRLVMADGLVAASQEQPDVVIDVATLTGAQLIALGDRTAGLMGDEGVTEALKASADAAGELMWPMPIPEELRPSLDSEVADLANIGARHGGMMTAAAFLREFVGEDATGETISWAHIDIAGPSFNNGSPYGYTPKKATGTAVRTLVEYVAGLAS is encoded by the coding sequence GTGGCCAAGAGCAACGAAGTCACCCTTGAAACAGTCAGCGGCGATCTGCGGAAGAAGCCCAGCGACGTCGTGGTCATCGGCGTCCGGCAGGGCAAGGAGGGCCCGGAACTCGCCGCCAGCCCCCTGAGCGCCAAGGCGTCCGAGGCCATCCAGTCCTCCCTGGCCCTGCTCGGGGTCACCGGCGCCGCGGATCAGCTCCACCGGCTCCCGGGCGTCCCGGAACTGGGCGCAGAGGTCATCGCCCTGGCGGGCCTGGGCAAGAAGGACGACGCCGAGTCGCTCCGCCGCGCCGCCGGCTCGGCCGTGCGCCAGCTCGCCGGAACCTCCACGGTGACGCTCGCCCTCCCTGCCCAGGACGAGACCGCCCTGGCCGCGATCGCCGAGGGCGCCGCTCTGGGCGCCTACGCGTTCCACGAGTACCGCTCCACCCGCGAAGGGCTGAAGGCCCCGGTCACCACCGTGCGCATCCACAGCGAACTCGCGGGCAGCCCGGCGGCGATGGCCGTGCTGAAGAAGGCCGCCGTCGTCGGCCGCTACGTCAACGCGACCCGCGACCTGGTGAACCAGCCGCCGAACGCGCTCTACCCCGAGTCCTTCGCGGCCGCGGCCAAGGACGCGGCGAAGTCGCTCCCCGTCAAGGTGACCGTCTGGGACGAGAAGCGCCTGGAAAAGGAGGGCTTCGGTGGCATCCTGGGCGTCGGCAAGGGCTCGGCCCGGCCCCCGCGCCTGGTCAAGGTCGAATACGCGCCCGCCAAGGCCCAGGCCCACGTGGCACTGGTCGGCAAGGGCATCACCTTCGACACCGGTGGCATCTCCCTGAAGCCGCCGGCGAACATGGACGAGATGAAGAGTGACATGGCGGGCGCCGCCACGGTCCTCAACGCCGCACTCGCCGCCGCCGAGCTCGGCCTGCCCGCCAAGGTCACCGCATGGCTCTGCATCGCGGAGAACATGCCCGGTGGCAACGCGCAGCGCCCCTCCGACGTCATGACCATCTTCGGCGGCAAGACCGTGGAGGTCCTGAACACCGACGCCGAGGGCCGCCTCGTCATGGCCGACGGCCTCGTGGCCGCGAGCCAGGAGCAGCCCGATGTGGTGATCGACGTCGCGACCCTCACGGGCGCCCAGCTCATCGCCCTGGGCGACCGGACCGCCGGCCTCATGGGCGACGAAGGCGTGACCGAGGCCCTGAAGGCCTCCGCGGATGCCGCCGGCGAACTCATGTGGCCCATGCCGATCCCCGAGGAATTGCGCCCGAGCCTCGACTCCGAGGTGGCCGATCTGGCCAACATCGGCGCGCGGCACGGCGGCATGATGACCGCCGCCGCCTTCCTGCGCGAGTTCGTCGGCGAGGACGCCACCGGCGAGACCATCTCCTGGGCCCACATCGACATCGCAGGCCCGTCGTTCAACAACGGCTCCCCCTACGGCTACACGCCGAAGAAGGCCACCGGCACCGCCGTGCGCACGCTCGTCGAGTACGTGGCGGGCCTGGCCTCCTGA
- a CDS encoding proteasome assembly chaperone family protein, translated as MFDQTYGALLDPAGLYRADDELLQDGSLKGLNLLMAFTGFADAGHVVRQISAELLDSPSVRPVAVFDADQLLDYRSRRPHLTFAEDHLQDYAPPRLALYVLEDPLGTPFLFLAGFEPDLQWERFARAVVSLVEQLDVNLVTWVHAIPMPVPHTRPVGVTVHGNRPELIEGISVWRPTVEFPAAIGHVLELKLIAAKRNVAGYVIHVPHYVADAEYPQAAVAGMEYLGAAANLMLPSDRLREVARDVARQIAEQVEASEDVQQVVRNLEERYDQHSENTVRRSLLADENDELPSAESLGAAVEAYLAQELLSQDDDDAGPGSGPDAGSDAEDGTAGRGHQPGGA; from the coding sequence TTGTTCGACCAGACGTATGGAGCGCTGCTGGATCCTGCCGGGCTCTACCGTGCGGACGACGAGCTTCTGCAGGACGGGTCTCTGAAGGGGCTGAACCTGCTCATGGCCTTCACCGGATTCGCCGACGCCGGTCACGTGGTCCGGCAGATCTCCGCTGAGCTGCTCGACTCTCCGTCGGTGCGCCCTGTCGCCGTTTTCGACGCCGACCAGCTCCTCGACTACCGCTCGCGGCGTCCTCACCTCACGTTCGCCGAGGACCACCTGCAGGACTACGCGCCGCCGCGGCTCGCGCTGTACGTGCTGGAGGATCCGCTCGGCACGCCCTTCCTCTTCCTGGCGGGCTTCGAGCCCGACCTCCAGTGGGAGCGCTTCGCCCGTGCGGTGGTGAGCCTCGTCGAGCAGCTCGACGTGAACCTGGTGACCTGGGTCCACGCGATCCCCATGCCGGTGCCGCACACCCGTCCCGTGGGCGTGACCGTGCACGGCAACCGGCCCGAGCTCATCGAGGGCATCTCGGTGTGGCGGCCGACCGTCGAATTCCCCGCCGCGATCGGGCATGTCCTGGAACTGAAGTTGATCGCCGCGAAGCGCAATGTGGCGGGGTACGTGATCCATGTGCCGCACTACGTCGCCGACGCGGAGTACCCGCAGGCCGCCGTCGCCGGCATGGAATACCTGGGCGCCGCCGCGAACCTCATGCTGCCGTCCGACCGCTTGCGGGAGGTGGCCCGGGATGTCGCCCGGCAGATCGCCGAACAGGTGGAGGCCAGCGAGGACGTGCAGCAGGTGGTGCGCAACCTTGAAGAGCGGTACGACCAGCACAGCGAGAACACCGTGCGCCGCTCCCTGCTCGCGGACGAGAATGACGAGCTGCCCAGCGCCGAATCCCTCGGCGCCGCGGTGGAGGCGTACCTGGCGCAGGAACTGCTGAGCCAGGATGACGACGACGCCGGGCCCGGAAGCGGTCCGGACGCCGGCAGCGACGCTGAAGACGGCACGGCGGGCCGCGGCCACCAGCCCGGCGGCGCCTGA
- a CDS encoding MFS transporter, producing the protein MSSVRSWVMWGIGVFAYLVAVTQRTSFGIAGLEATDRFHASAAAISAFSVLQLLVYAGLQIPVGVLVDRLGPRNMIAMGAFLMFLGQAQLAAADSVAAGVVGRVLVGAGDAATFVSVLRLIPAWFPARTVPLMTQFTGMVGQLGQLVSVIPFAWLLHSTAWTPAFLSLAGLSALACVLVVALLRDRPHGRARPQSTGGMKEIGHALAESWREPGTRLGLWSHFTTPFAGTVFAMAWGYPFLISAEGLDRGTASAVMSLFVLVAMVSGPFFGRFVSLHPVRRSSMVLLVSLVTGAGWLAVLLWPGRAPLWLLITLVVVMGIGGPASMIGFDFARTSNPVERIGTATGIVNVGGFVAALLSMYVIGLVLDLLNASGFSHGELYGLEPFRIAMSTQLIFLLVGMVAVAVVRRRARQAAGISPRPLARVLWERSRGGNR; encoded by the coding sequence GTGAGCAGCGTGCGTTCGTGGGTGATGTGGGGTATCGGAGTCTTCGCGTATCTGGTGGCGGTGACACAGCGGACGTCCTTCGGCATCGCGGGCCTGGAAGCCACCGACCGGTTCCATGCCAGCGCCGCCGCGATCTCCGCCTTCTCGGTGCTCCAGCTCCTCGTGTACGCCGGTCTCCAGATCCCGGTGGGCGTCCTGGTGGACCGTCTCGGCCCCCGCAACATGATCGCCATGGGCGCCTTCCTCATGTTCCTGGGGCAGGCGCAGCTCGCGGCCGCGGACTCGGTCGCGGCCGGCGTCGTCGGACGCGTGCTGGTGGGCGCCGGTGACGCCGCGACCTTCGTCTCCGTGCTGCGGCTGATCCCGGCCTGGTTCCCGGCCCGCACCGTGCCGCTCATGACCCAGTTCACCGGAATGGTGGGTCAGCTCGGCCAACTGGTCAGCGTCATACCCTTCGCCTGGCTCCTGCACTCGACGGCCTGGACTCCGGCCTTCCTGTCGCTGGCGGGACTGTCCGCGCTCGCCTGTGTCCTGGTGGTCGCCCTGCTCCGGGACAGGCCGCACGGCCGGGCGCGGCCGCAGTCCACGGGTGGGATGAAGGAGATCGGCCACGCCCTGGCCGAGTCCTGGCGCGAACCCGGCACACGACTGGGCCTGTGGAGCCACTTCACCACGCCGTTCGCCGGGACCGTCTTCGCGATGGCCTGGGGCTATCCGTTCCTGATCTCGGCCGAGGGCCTGGACCGGGGGACCGCTTCGGCCGTCATGAGTCTCTTCGTCCTGGTGGCCATGGTCTCCGGACCCTTCTTCGGCCGGTTCGTGTCCCTGCACCCGGTCCGGCGGTCCTCCATGGTTCTCCTGGTCTCCCTGGTGACGGGCGCCGGCTGGCTGGCCGTGCTCCTGTGGCCGGGACGCGCCCCGCTCTGGCTCCTCATCACTCTGGTGGTGGTCATGGGGATCGGTGGTCCGGCGTCGATGATCGGCTTCGACTTCGCACGGACCTCCAATCCGGTGGAGAGGATCGGCACGGCCACCGGGATCGTCAATGTCGGCGGTTTCGTGGCGGCACTCCTGAGCATGTATGTGATCGGTCTGGTGCTGGACCTCCTGAACGCCAGTGGTTTCTCCCACGGGGAGCTGTACGGCCTGGAACCCTTCAGGATCGCGATGTCCACCCAGCTGATCTTTCTTCTGGTGGGCATGGTCGCGGTGGCCGTGGTGCGGAGGAGGGCCCGTCAGGCCGCGGGGATCTCGCCGCGGCCCCTGGCCCGGGTGCTCTGGGAGCGTTCGCGGGGCGGCAACCGCTGA